From the Capsicum annuum cultivar UCD-10X-F1 unplaced genomic scaffold, UCD10Xv1.1 ctg2590, whole genome shotgun sequence genome, the window TTCCCTTTTGTTTCAGTGCTAATGGGGCCCAAGCGCACAAGATTACACGGTGAAAGTGATGACTGGAAAAAGTTTCCAATTCCACCTGGTTTTGAATCACCAATGTCCTTCACATTACAGAAggtaaaaaataatgagaaagccCGTAAATCTGCGGCTGTTGGGGAGTCTAAGCAAGATCCTAGCCAAGTGGTGTCTACTTCAACTATTATTAGCATAGGAAAGCTTAAGAGTTCTATTAGGTGTTGGCCTTGGATACTTGATGATCATATTGATCACATAGAAGAAGATTCTGGACGTGAAACTGATAAGGTTAGTaagattttcataattttttctcataaatcctttt encodes:
- the LOC124890842 gene encoding uncharacterized protein LOC124890842, translating into MSDCDRRRYKVLMGPKRTRLHGESDDWKKFPIPPGFESPMSFTLQKVKNNEKARKSAAVGESKQDPSQVVSTSTIISIGKLKSSIRCWPWILDDHIDHIEEDSGRETDKVSKIFIIFSHKSFFNFYYGANNTAYVVVSVA